The nucleotide sequence GCGCCCTCCTCCTCGGTAATCGAAGATCCCATATTTTTTGAGGTAGGTGAAGTTGGCGTGGCCGGGACGCATGAGCTCTTTAATGGGGGTGTACTTGGAGGGGTCGGCATCTTTATTGGGGATGATGATGGAGATGGGGGCGCCGGTGGTTTTTCCTTTGAAGAGACCGGAGAGGATTTCGGCCTGATCGGGTTCTTTGCGGGGCGAAGTGTGGGGACTTTTTCCGGGGGCGCGCAGAGCAAGTTCGGTGTTGACTTCTTCTTCAGTGAGGGGAAGGCCGGCGGGGCAGCCGTCGATCACAACGCCGATCGCTTTGCCATGGGACTCTCCCCAGGTGGTGATCCGAAAAAGGGTGCCAAAGGAGTTACTTGCCATCGCTGATACTTTTGCAGATGGCGTTGACCACCGCCTCATCCTCCATGGCGGTGATGTTGATCTCTTGGGCTCCGACTTTTTTATAAAAGTCGTGCCGCTCGTCATACATTTTGTCGAAGGAGGCGTCGGGATCGTTCGGGTCGATAAAGGGGGGGAGGGGATCTTCTCCGAGAACCCGTTTGCGGAGCTTTTCTCTTTCGCAAAAGAGGTAGAAGAGGTGGCTATTTTTTTGGAGCGCTTCGATGTTTTCATAGAGGAGCATCGCCCCTCCTCCTGCGGCGATGACCGACTGCTGGACATCTTGAAGGGACTGGATCACTTCATACTCAAGTCCTCGGAAGGAGAGGGGACCGACTTCTTTGTAGATGTCGCGGCAGGTGAGCTTTTTTTGGTGTGTGGACTGATAGGTTTCTTCGATCAGGTGGTCTGTGTCGATGAAGGCCCGCTCAAGTTTTTGGGCAATGAGTTTTCCAAAGGTAGTTTTTCCACACCCTTTGATTCCAAAAAGGACGATATTCACGTGATTTTTGCTCCTAGGTTATTGAACCGCTCTTTAAATTTGGGGTAGGTTTTGGCGATGCAGGCGGTATTATGAACCGTTGAAGGTCCCTTGGCCCCCATAGCAGCAACGGTCAGCGCCATGGCAACGCGGTGATCGCCGTGGCTGTCAAGCTCTGCTCCATGAAGAGGGGAGGGGATGATGATCAACCCATCTTTTTTCTCTTCGATCTCAGCTCCCATTTTTCTTAGTTCCTGTGCCATGACGGCGATCCGGTCACTCTCCTTTTCGCGGGCAACCGCCCCTCCTGTTAGGGTCATTTTCCCTTGGGCATAACACCCCAAAACAGCAAGGATAGGAAGGGCGTCGATCATCGAGTTAATATCGACCTCCATCCCTTGAAGAGGGCCTCCTTCTTGTATGTGAAGGGTCTTACCTTCAAAGGTCATCTTTGCTCCTATTTTTTCTAACACATCGAGGAGCTTTTTGTCCCCTTGAATGTCACTCTTGTCGACATTCTCAAGGGAGATCTCTCTTTGGGTAATGAGGGCAGCGGCTAGTGGGAAGGCAAGGGAGCTAAAATCGCCTGGGATGGTTTTTGTAAATCCTTTGCACCGCCCCCCTCCGGGGATTTTGTAGTGGGTGTAGTCATCATTTTCATAGGGGAGGCCGAGAAAATTGAGCCAGTCGAGGGTGAGGTCGATCCACGGTTTTTCGCCGGGACTTTCGACTGTGATTTCGGTGGGCTCTTTGGCGAAGGAGGCGGCGATCAAAAGGGCAGAAACGGGTTGGGAATCGGAACCATTCAGGGAACACTTTCCCCCTTTAAAGGGGCCGCGGATCGCAAGTGGGGCAAAGCCATCTTCTCCCAAACTTTTTGCAAAGGAGCCGAGCTCTTCAAGGGCGCCGAGCAAGGGGTTCATCGGGCGGCGGGTGCAGATCGACTCATCGCCCGTTACAAGGGTGTGAGAGGGGCGAAGGGCTGCCAAAGCGCTCACAAAGCGGAGGATGATCCCAGAGTTGCCAGCGTTGATAATCTGTTCGGGATGGGAGAGGTTACCTCCCACCCCTTCGACCTCGATAACTTCCTCTTTTTGGGTAACGCGGGCTCCAAATTGCTCGATCACCCGGAGCATGGCTGTGGTATCGGGAGAGTCTAGGGGGTGATGGATCACCGAGGTTCCCTCTGCCAAAAGGGCAAAGAGGAGGGCCCGATGGGTATGGGACTTTGAAGGGGGAACGGTTAAATAGCCTGAAAGGGAAGAGGGCTCAACTTGATAGTGCATCGATCATCCATCCTAAGGTTTCATCGATTAAGGGCTTTGGGACTGTGGTGCAATAGGCCCCTCCATGCCGCTCCACCTTGCCAAGGGCGGAGAGCGTCACAAAACGGGGGACCCCATTTTCTGACTTTTTATCACACTTCATCCATTTTTTCATCCTTTCGACGGTCACTTTGTGAGAAATTTTTAGGGGAAAGCCCCTTTCTCGGATGAGCTGGTAGACCGTTTCAAAATCCTCTATTTTTAAAGTGCCCAATTTATAGGACAAAAAGGACTCGACAACCATCCCAATCGCCACCGCTTCCCCATGGGTAATGGCATACTCTTCGATCCCTTCAAGGGCGTGGCCAATCGTGTGGCCAAAGTTTAGAATGCGGCGCTCTCCCGACTCCTTCAGATCTTTTTCGACGATGTCGCTTTTGATGGTGTAGCTTTCCCGCACCATCTTTTCTAAAGAGGTTTCGCGAAGGAGCGATTTTTTTGCAATGAGGCCATGCTTAATCACCTCGGCCGTTCCGCTTAAAAGCTCTTTTTCGGGGAGGGTTTTTAGAAATGAAAAGTCGATGAAAAGGGCCTGGGGCAAGTGGGTTGCGCCGATGAGGTTTTTCCCTTCTTTGACGTTCACCCCTGTCTTTCCCCCGATGCTGGCATCGACCATCCCTAACAATGTGGTTGGGACTGAGAGGTAGGGAATGCCCCGCATGTAGGTGGCAGCGACGAAGCCGACAAGGTCGGTCACAACACCGCCCCCAAAAGCGATCAATACCGTCTCTCGCCCCGCCCCTTTTTTAAGAAGAGCATTTTCGATCGTTTCTTTTGTTTTGCGGGTCTTATGTTTTTCTCCAGCTGGGAAGGTGATGGAGTCATACTTTAGGAATAAAGGATAGAGGGAGGCGACTGTTTCGTCGGTGACAAGGACAAGAGACTTCCCCTCAGTTGCTTTAAGAAAGTGGGGATCTTCTAAAAGATTTTCTGAAAAATAGGCTTTTTTATCCAACAGACATTCAGTGGTTTGCATTTTCTTAAAATCGATTATACCACTTTTTGATAATAAGACAACCTCTTATGTTCATGGGTGGTGATAAGAAACCGGCTTATTATCGAAATTTGACAT is from Candidatus Neptunochlamydia vexilliferae and encodes:
- the aroB gene encoding 3-dehydroquinate synthase, whose translation is MQTTECLLDKKAYFSENLLEDPHFLKATEGKSLVLVTDETVASLYPLFLKYDSITFPAGEKHKTRKTKETIENALLKKGAGRETVLIAFGGGVVTDLVGFVAATYMRGIPYLSVPTTLLGMVDASIGGKTGVNVKEGKNLIGATHLPQALFIDFSFLKTLPEKELLSGTAEVIKHGLIAKKSLLRETSLEKMVRESYTIKSDIVEKDLKESGERRILNFGHTIGHALEGIEEYAITHGEAVAIGMVVESFLSYKLGTLKIEDFETVYQLIRERGFPLKISHKVTVERMKKWMKCDKKSENGVPRFVTLSALGKVERHGGAYCTTVPKPLIDETLGWMIDALSS
- the aroA gene encoding 3-phosphoshikimate 1-carboxyvinyltransferase, whose amino-acid sequence is MHYQVEPSSLSGYLTVPPSKSHTHRALLFALLAEGTSVIHHPLDSPDTTAMLRVIEQFGARVTQKEEVIEVEGVGGNLSHPEQIINAGNSGIILRFVSALAALRPSHTLVTGDESICTRRPMNPLLGALEELGSFAKSLGEDGFAPLAIRGPFKGGKCSLNGSDSQPVSALLIAASFAKEPTEITVESPGEKPWIDLTLDWLNFLGLPYENDDYTHYKIPGGGRCKGFTKTIPGDFSSLAFPLAAALITQREISLENVDKSDIQGDKKLLDVLEKIGAKMTFEGKTLHIQEGGPLQGMEVDINSMIDALPILAVLGCYAQGKMTLTGGAVAREKESDRIAVMAQELRKMGAEIEEKKDGLIIIPSPLHGAELDSHGDHRVAMALTVAAMGAKGPSTVHNTACIAKTYPKFKERFNNLGAKIT
- a CDS encoding shikimate kinase; the protein is MNIVLFGIKGCGKTTFGKLIAQKLERAFIDTDHLIEETYQSTHQKKLTCRDIYKEVGPLSFRGLEYEVIQSLQDVQQSVIAAGGGAMLLYENIEALQKNSHLFYLFCEREKLRKRVLGEDPLPPFIDPNDPDASFDKMYDERHDFYKKVGAQEINITAMEDEAVVNAICKSISDGK